The Polyangia bacterium DNA window ACCACCAGGTCGGCGTTCTGCGCATAAATCACCTGGCCGCTGCGCACCGGTTGCTTCACCACCAGCGGACCGGGGTGCGGTGCCGGGGCCCGCGTGAGAGCGGGAGCGGCTGTCGTGCCAGCACCGGCGGCCGTCGGGCGCGGCGCCTGGGCGCTCGGGGCCGTGGTTTCGTCCGACGGAGCGATGACGTCGACCCCGCTGGTCGATCCAGAACCGTCGATCGCGCGTCCGTCGCCACGCCCGCGCGCTGGCGTCGGTTGCAGCACGCCCAATCCCACGGCCGCCGCGCGATCACGCAGCCCATCGCCAATGTTGGCGACGGCGACCGGCACCAGCTTGCACGAGCGAAGCGCGGCGACCAGTTCGGGAAACGCCAGGCCAACGCCCCCGCCGTCCAGCGCGCCGAGATCCAGCAGCACCGGTGCGTCGAGGAAAAGTTGCGGCAGCTGAGCGATCTTGATGCGCAGCTGCCGTTCGATCAGCATCAAGTCCAGCGTGCGCAGGCGCAGCACTGTCAACGGCGCCATCGTTCCTTTGAGGTCGAACGCCAGCGTGCGGCGCGCGGCGCTGCCGTTCGAAGAGGGACCGGGTCCCGGCTTGTGGGTCTCTGCTGCGATCATGCTGCCTCCATTCGACGCGTCTCATTCTCGGCCAAGCCGCGGCGCGGTCAAAAATTCTGCATGTCGCGCCGGGACAATGGCTTTTTCTCGAGGATTTCGCGGTCTGTTGAGGCATGTCGACGGCGGTTGTCCTTGAAGTGTGTAGCGAAGGCCAGTAGGGTTGACTTCATTCCCCCACCCGCAAGGAGCTGGCGAATGAAATCGACGGTCCTCATTGTCGACGACGATCCGATCACTCGAACGCGCCTCTCGGCCCGGCTGGAGAGCGAAGGGTTCCGCACGCTGCTGGCCGCCAACGGCCGCGAAGCGCTGAGCGTGCTGGAAGATCAGACCCCGACTTTGATTCTGATCGACCTGCAGATGCCGGTGATGGACGGCTGGAGGCTGGTGCAAGCAATACGCTGCTACGACGAACTGGCCGCGATTCCCGTGGTGCTGATGACCGAGAGCGAGGATGACACCGCCCTGCTCCCGGCGATACCGCAGGTCCGAAAGCCTGTGGATCGCGGCAACGCCTTCGAGACGCTGCGGTTCACGCTGCAGCGGTTGACGGCAGCGGCCTAGACGCAGAGCAGATCGCGCGCGCCTCCTCTTGCTCTTGTTGCCAGCCGGCGCAGCGTGGGCGGGTGGCGCGACTGAGTGGAGGGGCCCCGGAGGGAAGGCGCCCACGCCGTGACGTGCAGCGACAGCTAGCGGGCGCCACAAAATTCCCCGCCTCGATCAACCGAGCTAACGCGGTGGCGATTCTTCCAACCAGCGCTGCGCTTCGCCACGCGCGAACCCGGAGGGGAATCGGCGCAGATAATCGGCGGCCGCCCGCGCGCCGGCGGTGGCGTCGATTGACGACAGGACTTTCATTCGTTGCGCCGCCGCGCTCTCTGCCAGCGGACTGGCCGGATATTCGTCAATCAGGCGTTCGAACAAAGTCGCCGCTTCGCGGCCCAGGCCATGATTGCGGGCGCGAACCGCGGCGGCGAACAAGTTGTTTTGATCGGCCAGCAGCGACGCCGAGGAAACTGCGGCGGTTGACGTCCGGCGCGGCCCGGCCGTCGGGCGCACGGGCGTGCGAGTTTGCGTTGACGCGGGCGCCGGCACCGGCGTCGGAACGCCTTCGCATACCGATACCCAGGCGCCGCCCGAGGCCAGGCGCACTTCGTCGCCGCGCGAGCGCACCGTCACCACGCCTTCGGTGACGGAGACGCGGGTCCGGCCCGGATCGGCACACGTCGCATCGGGCGGCATCACCGCCACGCGGAAGGTGGTGCCGTGCACTTCGATCTCGGCGTCGCCCGTGTCGATAACGAACCGCTCGCCCGACGCCAGCGGAGCCACGTGCACCCGCACGGCGCCGGTGTGCAAAGCGAATCGCTGGGTGGCGCTGGCTTCGGTCACCGTCAACGACGCCGCCTTCTCCATGGTCATCACCGTCCCCGCCGCCGAGCCCAGCTGGACCTCGGCCTCACCGGGTGATGTCAGCCGGATCCCCGCCGGCAACGTCATGCCGCGCTTGAGACGCATGGGCGGCGACCCCGCCAGAAAAGCGTCCGCGCCGCTTCCCTCCCGGTTCACCTCATCCAATACGGTCAGGTCGCGATCGTTGATCGGACTCGACGCGGGCGAAGTCCGCGGCGGCGCCGCCTGGCGCAGCGCCAGACCGCCGACCAGCAAGACCACCGCCGCGGCCGCAAAACCGGTGGCCCGTCGTCGCGCGGTTCGGCGCCGCGCGCGGGCGCCGAGCGCGTGCGCAACAGCGTCGGTCAAGCGCCCGCGATCCGCCGGCTCGCTGGGCGGTGACTCCTGGCGCATTCGCCTGAGCAGGCGCGCCGCCGCCTGCGCGTGACGGGTGGGATCATCGCGCGTCATCGCGGCTCCTCCATCCGATGAATCGCTTCCGCCAGGGCGGGATCCGCGGCCACCTTCGCGTGCAGCTCGCGCCGACCGCGAACCAGCCGGCTTTGCGTGGCGGCCACGCTGGTCTTGGTCATGTCGGCGATCTCGCGCAGGTCATAGCCCAAAACGTCGTGCAGGATAAACGGCCAGGCGCGTTGGTGGTTCATCTCGTCCAGCAATCCCGCCACCCGCATCAGCAGATCGCGCGACAATGATCGCCGCTCAACGGCCGCGCTGGGCCCCGGGAACAGACTGTCGTCGACCAGCAAGTCGGTGAAGATCGTCCGCTCGATGCGCCGGCGGCGAATGTGCTTGAACACCACGTGCGACGTCACCGTTTGCGCCCAGGTGTCCAGCGAACAGTCGCCGCGGTAGCGGCCGATGGTGTTGACCAGCTCGATTAGCGACAGTTGTTCGACGTCGTCCCGATCAGGATCACTTTTCCCCAGCAGGCGCCGCGCCGTCCGCTCCACCTGAGGCCACACCCGATCGCACAAGGCCGTCGCCACTTCGGGATCGCCCGCGCGAACAGCCGCCAACAAGTCATCGTCGCTGACCCGCGCTTTCGGTGGCGGCGATGGCGATCGCTCTGACGCCCGCGGCACCAGCCGGAGCGCCGCAGCTTGATCGGGGTGGGAACGAGACGGCACGCGATTAATGGTACCCCCTGCCTGCCGCCAGCAGGCTGCCGGCGAGCGAATAATTTCGATTCGGACGCGCCAGGTTGAAAGCGTCCTGCCTGCATGCCACTCGCTGAAGGTACAGCCAATTGCCCGCCATTCGAGAAGAACGCTCCATCCGCGTCCCACCTGTTTTTTTTTCAAGGAGAGACCGCTCATGAAGAAGGCGCTGCTGCTGGCTTGCGCATCGTTGTCGTTGTCGCTCTTTGTCGCTTGCACGGGAACATTGGGAGACGCGCCCGGCGCTGACAGTGGGACGTTCGGTCCAGGGCCGATCGGCACCGGCGGCGCGACCATCAACGGAGGCAGCGGCGGGTCGGGGGTTGCGCAAATGACTGGCGCGGGCGGCGCGAACACCAGCGGCAGCGGCGGGACCAGCGGTGGCGGCAGCGGCGGCGCGACCATGGATTGCGCCAACGCGCTGCCGGCGACGGTGCAGGCCATGCTCAGCAATACCTGCATCGCCTGCCACGGCAAGACGCCTTTGCAGGGCGTGCCGACGTCTTTGACCGGTTACGCCGATCTGGTCGCTCGTTCCGCCAGCGATCCAACCATGACGAACGCCGAGCTGGCCCTTCAACGTCTGCAAGACAACGCCAACCCGATGCCGCCGGCGCCTCTTTCCCGCGCCAGTGCCGCCGACATCGCGGCGCTGAAGACCTGGGTGACGGCGGGAATGCCGATGGGCAACTGTGGCCGCACCGTCGACGGTGGCGTGGCGGACGCTGGAAACAACGGCAGCGACGGCGGCACCGTGATCGATCCTTTCAGCGTACCGGCCGTGTGTACCAGCAAGAAGAACTGGACCGGCGGCAACCGCGGAAACCAGCAAATGAACCCGGGCCTGGCCTGCATCGCCTGTCATTCGACGAACGACGGGCCCAAGTTCACCATCGCCGGCACTTTGTACCCCACCGCGCACGAGCCGGATCTCTGCAACGGCGTCAGTGGCTCGACGGGAGGCGCTCAGGTGGTCATTGTCGGCGCCAACGGCCAGCAGGTCA harbors:
- the minC gene encoding septum site-determining protein MinC, coding for MIAAETHKPGPGPSSNGSAARRTLAFDLKGTMAPLTVLRLRTLDLMLIERQLRIKIAQLPQLFLDAPVLLDLGALDGGGVGLAFPELVAALRSCKLVPVAVANIGDGLRDRAAAVGLGVLQPTPARGRGDGRAIDGSGSTSGVDVIAPSDETTAPSAQAPRPTAAGAGTTAAPALTRAPAPHPGPLVVKQPVRSGQVIYAQNADLVVLAPVNPGAQVIADGHIHVYAPLRGRAIAGVQGLLGARIFCQRLEAELVAISGAYLTADDIPADVRGHAAQVYFDDGECRIIPL
- a CDS encoding response regulator; amino-acid sequence: MKSTVLIVDDDPITRTRLSARLESEGFRTLLAANGREALSVLEDQTPTLILIDLQMPVMDGWRLVQAIRCYDELAAIPVVLMTESEDDTALLPAIPQVRKPVDRGNAFETLRFTLQRLTAAA
- a CDS encoding FecR family protein — its product is MTRDDPTRHAQAAARLLRRMRQESPPSEPADRGRLTDAVAHALGARARRRTARRRATGFAAAAVVLLVGGLALRQAAPPRTSPASSPINDRDLTVLDEVNREGSGADAFLAGSPPMRLKRGMTLPAGIRLTSPGEAEVQLGSAAGTVMTMEKAASLTVTEASATQRFALHTGAVRVHVAPLASGERFVIDTGDAEIEVHGTTFRVAVMPPDATCADPGRTRVSVTEGVVTVRSRGDEVRLASGGAWVSVCEGVPTPVPAPASTQTRTPVRPTAGPRRTSTAAVSSASLLADQNNLFAAAVRARNHGLGREAATLFERLIDEYPASPLAESAAAQRMKVLSSIDATAGARAAADYLRRFPSGFARGEAQRWLEESPPR
- a CDS encoding sigma-70 family RNA polymerase sigma factor — its product is MAAVRAGDPEVATALCDRVWPQVERTARRLLGKSDPDRDDVEQLSLIELVNTIGRYRGDCSLDTWAQTVTSHVVFKHIRRRRIERTIFTDLLVDDSLFPGPSAAVERRSLSRDLLMRVAGLLDEMNHQRAWPFILHDVLGYDLREIADMTKTSVAATQSRLVRGRRELHAKVAADPALAEAIHRMEEPR